One Prinia subflava isolate CZ2003 ecotype Zambia chromosome 8, Cam_Psub_1.2, whole genome shotgun sequence DNA window includes the following coding sequences:
- the CEP250 gene encoding centrosome-associated protein CEP250 isoform X4 — MLVEVRETCRCYLVSPREAVGQAALRGERCENLAEVNTLLREHLDKANEVNSALKEDVGKLTVDWMRAREELELKESEWRSERELYDSYVRGEHDRLLRLWRQVVTFRRHFREMKTATDRDLSELKAEQMRLSGSILVNCSRLNSCVQLRESIPLGKPVLKDQGEQQMEPKINQAAQELIALQVKWDMEKKELQDRVMELSALLVQSQKQNEEKEKTMKTLNDTVEILESSWTEKEFAASLTNAAKEENLFLQKLIKNITEMVLDDSDSMVSIICTDSSQHADSGDIFSAPRSIDTGHALGLVLEALARMRGATRALREELSARQDSNNFLLQQQRHQEEKCREVQQRLEQLEETCKKSSSHQQHLQSLVETLRSDCANLERTREELQEQLGLREQEASRLRQSNAELQLKEESAQAEKAKQQDGMERVRHEQELLVKDLAALEEKHSLLQSELVVKRQALEKLQLQKDLLEQEKDEFAMALEKAERSVAELTGAQNKLNAERADLQAAAAKMSSINEALALDKLQLNKCVWQLEQEKEVLSAKVNEMERAKICEQEKLNFCERANEELCAEKARLEQQLKEAEEQREELWLELRTLEEEKAETQEKFCQVSQEQELSRRALEQLRQESSGQGHTLAQLCREKELLGQEKAALEGRLAAMEQHQHELSKQLAETRSAKESLESSLFAAQQQISQLEITRTHLEAQVLTVMQAKEVIKGEVKCLQQELEAEKALRRQEREDTAQQLRVAEQQRDESLRLQQAAQQLQTNKLLQDLASEHERHHAEMLEQWEKEKTEREQQHEKVLFEMRQKVATLQAQQEEEQTRLENAKREALLEEQNEKIALSEALLQTQGELRQACQQVQQLRQELKEQQEKGQAIKAELQAELQEAQSEIQAVRMRHKEELEDMNEEINLLLDQREALQKQVGELRSQLAASQESQERIVQRAQQDVNEAQEESRQKMMEVEHVQKMLEEAEHQNQELQVHLQKLERERSHWEEVAQQNSALQASVNALESEKARLTLSLEEKDLSLRTLEENNLAQINQTSQLRSALNQAEELHSEHRREVQELNMQIRALQDAVLQMEAAQAAREKQLLQELEESQAGEQCLKDSVQVLETEMSELRERLQSSENKAETLATQCQQASGAHQETQSQLDKLLLVLHHMIRDSRDLVTWSSEESHVVGLAASQAGDVPAELTVDRVAAALQDLQQHLEHSQKDLNDAKKKIQALELELGTGQSQMDSLRARNHELQIQLEKSAQAMWRAEHQKTSLESALKEEAVALRQEVASLQSKLESLEKERKDVLHEWDRLQVDKEKLEYEIKLLEESVTASETRANTATDKNHSLEQELQTAVSMLKIKNEEVQNQAKKMEILQKEVAENKALQEHLTHVTAILSEREGEMKLYQEQIRMLEKQKEMHKTALNQVIKDVTEKEQKTESQQEQIQELEKQQEKQKIVLSKMSQELEEKHQEIRSQQELIRELEKQLELQNSAVSRVSKELEERHLEIKFQEEKIMILEQHGAVQVRNLLVDLDDMKGNLKEKRLELLSLTQRIQELEKEREDVKSLNATLEHLRTVLKDRESECDTQREELRLLQQHKEQQDGHLQELLGKVEIMTLSLSKKDQDLESRHKQMQEVEEVMEMQLKTVHDQLEQTLATLKEKDRLMDIQKQQTRSYQEKTEEEMNVLHRDLEYSRTILKEKDLMIESQKELIETFQKQKQDSEQQKQILQCLQVELKKKEQEILSLRKQCEACKEKEEKHEAEQRNFHATTLSLKEKEEKICVLEDAITKLQQQKEETAVQTKAILQKLEDTESSLKTRDQEIMSLQEHVQDLQEQKEVAGKQARNLEEDLDKASQMLQKNHLEFLKQTEQMNMFQLREESMKVALTSCQKQVTLLEEVMRKKDKDNDALREKLQHVEEELKTLQNIQLRLTEKNEEVRHDGEQEFLKEAFPERGEIKALSEQKQLEEEIRALREDLQHVQQTLTKKDKEMKYQTDRVKYFKKTLIEREQELRRQSELLKELTLALRWKGEGETLKKQIQKLQKWEEEGVEKRKILQDRDHFLQKQKEITQQLEAEREANGEELKHVAAALKQTESREHEWRENTQVLSAALSKSEMASGNLKKEITILQRMVSERDTDRFHLQQAVAEGEQLSWLSEKRLMLQSLECLQQAVAKLEDERVEIKQQNSELRRTLEQVEHERRRLKRCFRGQLLPDTCGFSLSESEQCKLPTSRQEESHAHCSQRLAELQNQVSLLHSQLARDRQHRQNYIESCARTSQELSDLHQELSCSFAAVLKEPKAAVLEAETRKLDQSLSLNSALTSLDRQSLERQPEHPRARPARIDDDLR, encoded by the exons ATGCTCGTGGAAGTGAGGGAAACCTGTCGGTGCTACCTGGTCTCCCCAAGGGAAGCGGTTGGGCAAGCTGCTTTGAGAGGAGAAAG GTGTGAGAATCTGGCAGAAGTGAACACTCTTCTGCGGGAGCACCTTGATAAAGCCAATGAGGTTAATTCCGCCCTCAAAGAGGATGTTGGGAAACTGACGGTGGATTGGATGAGGGCccgggaggagctggagctgaaggAGAGTGAATGGCGCAGTGAACGTGAG CTTTATGACAGCTACGTACGGGGGGAGCATGACCGTCTGCTCCGGCTGTGGCGGCAGGTGGTGACCTTCCGCCGCCACTTCCGGGAAATGAAGACTGCCACAGACCG GGATTTGTCAGAGCTGAAGGCGGAACAAATGAGGCTTTCTGGATCTATTCTTGTGAACTGCTCCCGCCTGAACTCCTGTGTGCAGCTCAGGGAGTCCATCCCTCTGGGTAAACCTGTCCTGAAGGATCAGGGAGAGCAGCAAATGGAACCAAAAATAAACCAGGCAGCTCAGGAATTGATAGCCTTACAAGTCAAGTGGGACATGGAGAAGAAAGAGCTTCAGGACAG GGTGATGGAGCTCTCAGCCTTGCTTGTACAGTCTCAGAAGCAGAacgaggagaaggagaagaccATGAAAACACTTAACGACACAGTGGAGATTCTA GAATCAAGTTGGACAGAGAAAGAATTTGCGGCTTCATTGACTAACGCTGCCAAAGAAGAGAAtcttttccttcaaaaactcattaaaaatatcACTGAG ATGGTGTTAGACGACAGTGACAGCATGGTCAGCATTATCTGCACTGACAGTTCCCAGCATGCAGACTCTGGGGACATCTTCTCAGCTCCAAGATCTATTGATACAGGGCATGCCCTTGGATTGGTTCTGGAAGCACTGGCAAGGATGCGAGGGGCAACACGG GCCCTGAGAGAAGAGCTTTCTGCCAGGCAGGACTCAAACaacttcctgctgcagcagcagagacatcAGGAAGAGAAGTGCAGGGAGGTGCAGCAAAGGCTTGAGCAATTGGAGGAGACATGTAAGAAGTCCAGCAGCCACCAACAGCACCTTCAGTCTTTAGTAGAAACACTCAGAAG TGACTGTGCAAACCTTGAGAGAACTAGGGAAGAGTTACAGGAACAGCTTGGATTAAGGGAGCAAGAAGCTTCACGTCTGCGTCAGAGTAATGCTGAGCTGCAGTTGAAGGAAGAGTCAGCCCAGgcagaaaaggcaaagcagcaggatgggatggaGAGAGTGCGCCATGAGCAGGAGCTCCT AGTGAAGGACTTGGCTGCACTGGAGGAAAAACACTCATTATTACAGAGTGAGTTGGTAGTCAAGAGACAGGCACTAGAGAAATTGCAACTTCAGAAGGATCTGCTGGAGCAAGAGAAGGATGAGTTTGCCATGGCTCTGGAGAAG GCAGAGCGGTCAGTGGCAGAGCTGACAGGGGCTCAGAACAAGCTGAATGCTGAAAGAGCTGATctacaggctgcagcagcaaagatgAGCAGCATCAATGAAGCTCTTGCATTGGACAAACTGCAGCTCAACAAATGTGTGTGGCAG CTGGAGCAAGAGAAGGAAGTTTTGTCTGCTAAAGTGAATGAAATGGAGAGAGCAAAGATCTGTGAGCAGGAGAAGCTGAACTTCTGTGAAAGAGCAAATGAAGAGCTCTGTGCAGAGAAAGCCCGGctagagcagcagctgaaggaagcagaggagcaacgggaggagctgtggctggagctTAGGACACtggaagaggagaaagcagaaacCCAGGAGAAATTCTGTCAG GTTTCCCAGGAGCAAGAGTTGTCAAGaagggctctggagcagctgcgCCAGGAATCCTCTGGCCAAGGGCACACCCTGGCCCAGTTGTGCagagagaaggagctgctgggccaggagaAGGCTGCCCTTGAGGGCCGACTGGCAGCCATGGAGCAGCACCAACATGAACTGTCCAAGCAGCTGGCAGAGACCAG GTCAGCAAAGGAGAGCCTGGAATCCAGCCTGtttgctgctcagcagcagatATCTCAGCTGGAGATCACCAGGACCCATCTGGAGGCTCAAGTGCTCACAGTCATGCAGGCCAAGGAGGTCATAAAAG GAGAAGTGAAGTGCCTGCAACAGgagctggaagcagagaaagCTCTGAGGAGGCAAGAACGGGAAGACACAGCTCAACAGCTCagggtggcagagcagcagcgTGATGAAAGCCTCAGGCTTCAGCAAGCTGCTCAGCAACTGCAAACAAACAAGCTCTTGCAAGACCTG GCAAGTGAGCATGAAAGGCACCATGCAGAGATGCTGGAGCaatgggaaaaagagaagacagagagagagcagcagcacgAGAAGGTGCTGTTTGAGATGAGGCAGAAAGTTGCCACCCTGCAGGCCCAGCAAGAAGAGGAACAAACTAGATTGGAAAATGCCAAGCGAGAG GCCCTGCTGGAAGAGCAGAATGAGAAGATTGCTTTATCAGAGGCACTGCTCCAAACTCAGGGAGAGCTCAGGCAAGCCTGCCAGCAGgtccagcagctcaggcaggagctgaaagagcagcaagagaagGGGCAG GCCATCAAGGCAGAACTgcaagctgagctgcaggaagctcAGAGTGAAATCCAGGCAGTGAGGATGAGGCACAAGGAAGAACTAGAGGACATGAATGAGGAAATCAATCTCCTCCTTGACCAGAGGGAGGCTCTACAAAAGCAG GTGGGAGAGTTGAGATCTCAGCTGGCAGCCTCCCAAGAGTCCCAGGAAAGGATTGTCCAGAGAGCCCAGCAAGATGTGAATGAGGCCCAGGAGGAGTCAAGGCAGAAGATGATGGAGGTTGAGCATGTCCAGAAGATGCTGGAGGAGGCAGAACATCAGAACCAGGAGCTGCAAGTGCACCTgcagaagctggagagggaaaggagtCATTGGGAAGAAGTGGCACAGCAAAATTCAGCATTGCAGGCTTCTGTGAACGCCCTAGAGAGCGAAAAAGCCAG GCTGACTCTGTCTCTGGAAGAAAAGGATCTGAGCCTCAGAACTCTGGAAGAAAACAACCTGGCCCAGATCAATCAGACATCTCAGCTTCGTTCTGCCCTTAACCAGGCCGAGGAGCTCCACTCAGAGCATAGAAGAGAAGTGCAGGAGCTCAACATGCAG ATCCGGGCCCTGCAGGACGCCGTGCTGCAGATGGAGGCTGCCCAGGCAGCTCgagagaagcagctgctgcaggagctggaggagtcCCAAGCAGGAGAACAGTGCTTGAAGGACTCTGTGCAAGTGCTGGAAACTGAGATGTCTGAGCTGCGTGAGAGGCTCCAGAGCTCTGAGAACAAAGCAGAGACCTTGGCCACACAATGTCAACAGGCCAGTGGTGCCCATCAGGAAACTCAATCCCAGCTGGACAAACTGCTCTTGGTTCTGCACCACATGATCAGGGACAGCAGAGACTTGGTCACTTGGAGCTCAG aaGAGAGTCATGTCGTGGGCCTGGCTGCTTCTCAGGCTGGGGatgtccctgcagagctcacagTGGACAgagtggcagcagctctgcaagacctgcagcagcacctggagcatTCCCAGAAAGATCTG AACGATGCAAAGAAGAAGATACAGGCcttggagctggagctgggcacgGGGCAGTCTCAGATGGACAGTCTCAGGGCTCGCAATCACGAGCTGCAGATACAGTTGGAGAAAAGTGCGCAAG CAATGTGGAGAGCAGAACACCAGAAAACCTCTCTAGAAAGTGCCCTGAAGGAAGAGGCTGTGGCTCTTCGTCAGGAGGTGGCGTCACTGCAGAGCAAATTGGagagcctggagaaggaaaggaaggatgtGCTG CATGAATGGGATAGGCTGCAGGTAGATAAAGAAAAACTAGAGTATGAGATAAAACTTCTGGAGGAATCAGTCACAGCCTCTGAAACCCGAGCAAATACAGCAACAGACAAGAATCACTCCCTTGAACAAGAACTCCAAACTGCAGTGTCcatgttaaaaattaaaaatgaggaAGTGCAAAACCAGGcgaagaaaatggaaattcttCAGAAAGAGGTAGCAGAGAATAAGGCTTTGCAGGAGCACCTCACTCATGTGACTGCTATCCTctcagagagggagggagaaatgaAGTTATACCAAGAGCAGATTAGAATgttggaaaaacagaaagaaatgcatAAAACTGCTCTTAATCAGGTTATTAAGGACGTAACAGAGAAAGAACAGAAGACAGAATCCCAACAGGAACAGAtacaggagctggagaagcagcaagaaaagcaaaagattgTTTTAAGCAAAATGAGCCAAGAGCTGGAAGAGAAGCACCAGGAGATCAGATCCCAGCAAGAACTGATAagggagctggagaagcagTTAGAATTGCAGAACTCTGCTGTCAGCAGGGTGAGCaaagagctggaggagagaCACCTGGAGATCAAATtccaggaggagaaaataatgATTCTAGAACAGCACGGTGCAGTACAAGTCAGAAACCTGCTTGTGGATCTTGATGATATGAAAGGAAACCTGAAGGAGAAAAGGTTGGAGCTTCTTTCTCTGACTCAACGGATTCAAGaactggaaaaggagagagaagacGTGAAATCTCTAAATGCTACCCTTGAACACCTGAGGACTGTTCTTAAGGACAGAGAGAGTGAGTGTGACACTCAGAGAGAAGAGTTaaggctcctgcagcagcacaaggaacaGCAAGATGGGCATCTGCAAGAGCTTCTTGGTAAAGTAGAAATCATGACACTTTCTCTGTCTAAAAAAGATCAAGATCTTGAGTCACGGCACAAGCAAATGCAGGAAGTTGAAGAAGTCATGGAAATGCAGTTAAAGACTGTCCATGACCAACTGGAGCAGACCTTAGCAACCTTGAAAGAGAAAGACAGACTTATGGACATCCAAAAGCAACAAACAAGGAGCTatcaggaaaaaacagaagaagagaTGAATGTCTTGCACAGAGACTTAGAATACTCTAGGACaatactgaaagaaaaggatttaaTGATTGAATCTCAGAAGGAACTGATTGAGACCTtccaaaaacaaaagcaagacTCTGAACAGCAGAAACAAATTCTGCAGTGTCTTCAAGTGgaactaaagaaaaaagagcaggaaatttTGTCCCTTAGAAAGCAATGTGAGGCAtgcaaggaaaaggaggaaaagcatgAAGCTGAGCAAAGAAATTTCCATGCAACAACACtgtctctgaaagaaaaagaggaaaagatttGTGTACTGGAGGATGCCATCACAAAACTTcaacagcagaaggaagagacaGCAGTGCAGACTAAAGCCATACTGCAAAAACTAGAAGATACTGAATCTTCTCTTAAAACTAGAGATCAAGAGATAATGTCTTTGCAAGAGCATGTCCAGGACCTTCAAGAGCAGAAGGAGGTGGCAGGCAAGCAGGCCAGAAATCTAGAGGAGGATCTAGACAAAGCGAGCCAGATGTTGCAGAAGAACCATTTAGAATTCCTGAAGCAGACAGAGCAAATGAATATGTTCCAGCTTCGTGAAGAAAGCATGAAAGTAGCACTAACATCCTGCCAGAAGCAAGTGACTCTTCTTGAGGAAGTGATGAGGAAGAAAGACAAAGACAATGATGCTCTCAGGGAAAAACTCCAGCACGTAGAAGAAGAACTGAAGACTTTGCAGAATATCCAGCTTAGGCTGACTGAGAAGAATGAAGAGGTTAGACATGATGGAGAGCAAGAGTTCCTGAAAGAAGCCTTCCCTGAGAGAGGAGAGATCAAGGCCCTAAGTGAGCAAAAGCAGTTAGAAGAGGAAATAAGAGCTCTTCGGGAAGATCTCCAGCATGTTCAGCAGACGCTGACAAAGAAGGATAAAGAGATGAAGTACCAGACAGACAGAgtcaagtattttaaaaagactctgatagagagagaacaagagCTTAGGAGGCAGAGTGAACTTCTGAAAGAATTAACATTGGCTTTGCGATGGAAAGGTGAAGGGGAAACcctaaaaaaacaaatccaaaaactccaaaaatgggaggaagagggagtagagaagaggaaaattctTCAGGATAGAGATCATTTCttgcaaaagcagaaggaaattacCCAACAATTGGAAGCTGAGAGAGAAGCCAATGGTGAAGAGTTGAAGCATGTGGCTGCTGCTTTGAAGcagacagaaagcagagaacATGAATGGAGAGAGAACACTCAAGTCCTGAGTGCTGCACTGAGCAAGAGTGAAATGGCCAGTGGGAacctgaagaaagaaataacCATCCTGCAGAGAATGGTTTCAGAGAGAGACACAGACCGATTTCATCTCCAG CAGGCTGTTGCTGAAGGGGAGCAGCTCTCATGGCTGTCCGAGAAGAGACTCATGTTGCAGAGCTTGGAATGTCTGCAGCAAGCAGTTGCAAAGCTGGAAGATGAAAGGGTGGAGATCAAGCAACAAAACTCTGAACTCAGGAGGACTCTCGAGCAG GTGGAACATGAACGGAGGAGACTGAAGAGATGTTTTAGGGGTCAGTTACTCCCAGATACCTGtggattttctctctctgagtCTGAGCAGTGCAAGTTGCCCACTTCTAGACAG gaGGAGTCTCATGCTCACTGCAGTCAGCGCTTAGCTGAGTTACAGAACCAG gtgtccctgctgcactcacagctgGCCCGAGACCGACAGCACCGGCAGAACTACATTGAGAGCTGTGCAAGGACCAGCCAGGAGCTGTCTGACCTTCACCAGGAGCTGTCCTGCTCCTTTGCAGCTGTGCTCAAGGAGCCCAAGGCTGCTGTTTTGGAAGCAGAGACTCGGAAGCTGGATCAGTCTCTGAGCCTTAACTCAGCACTGACATCCCTGGACCGGCAGTCTCTGGAGAGACAGCCCGAGCATCCAAGAGCCAGACCTGCCAGAATCGATGATGACCTGAGGTAA